A genomic region of Clostridia bacterium contains the following coding sequences:
- the dctP gene encoding TRAP transporter substrate-binding protein DctP — MFETWARDLEERTGGRLKVEVVHGGALASIDKSYDAVTSGLADVAFFVPQDTDKPFPLSDVVSLPFRQVRADVATKAIRKVWDKGYFDKEYADVKVLFVFVSASSEDLLTVKPIRNIADLKGVKIGTGGGARVKLLEALGAVPVFAPPPELSAMYQRGIIQGQLVTGISLYRAGVHEWVKYLIEPVRMFRVMHIVAMNKDVYNRMPPDIQKIIDDMDADGKYSLMIAKAQADEYEEAMQKFLSTTGQSIGWSDADKAKLEEICAGIFKEWIAENEAKGLPARQVADEFYNSLKELGVDQPAYGYPLPE, encoded by the coding sequence GTGTTCGAAACGTGGGCGAGAGACCTTGAAGAGCGAACTGGTGGCAGGCTCAAGGTAGAGGTGGTGCATGGCGGAGCCCTAGCCTCGATTGATAAGTCTTACGATGCGGTTACGAGCGGGCTTGCCGATGTAGCCTTCTTTGTACCCCAAGATACCGACAAGCCATTCCCCCTGTCGGACGTAGTATCACTACCCTTTAGGCAGGTGAGAGCCGACGTAGCCACCAAAGCCATACGCAAAGTGTGGGATAAGGGGTACTTTGACAAGGAGTACGCCGACGTCAAGGTGCTCTTTGTGTTCGTTTCCGCGTCCTCAGAGGACCTCCTTACTGTCAAGCCGATCAGGAACATAGCTGATCTGAAGGGCGTAAAAATAGGTACCGGCGGCGGGGCCCGGGTAAAACTGTTGGAAGCACTGGGGGCCGTGCCGGTTTTTGCCCCTCCTCCTGAGCTATCCGCGATGTATCAAAGGGGCATAATTCAGGGTCAGCTAGTGACCGGTATTAGCCTCTATCGTGCGGGCGTCCATGAATGGGTGAAATATTTGATCGAACCGGTGAGAATGTTCAGAGTCATGCATATAGTAGCAATGAATAAGGACGTCTATAATCGGATGCCGCCAGACATTCAGAAGATTATCGATGACATGGATGCAGACGGAAAGTATTCTCTAATGATCGCTAAGGCTCAAGCAGACGAGTATGAAGAGGCTATGCAGAAGTTCCTGAGCACAACCGGACAATCTATCGGTTGGAGCGATGCAGACAAAGCGAAACTGGAGGAAATCTGCGCTGGCATTTTCAAGGAATGGATAGCGGAAAATGAGGCCAAAGGATTGCCGGCCAGGCAGGTGGCAGACGAGTTCTATAACAGCCTGAAGGAACTCGGAGTGGACCAGCCCGCATACGGCTATCCGCTTCCGGAGTAG
- a CDS encoding TRAP transporter large permease has translation MPELFVSAIGFALFIVLILVGMPIGFAFATAGAAGVLLVKGVGPALSLLSSAPYTWATNSNLLSLPLFILMGQFVFYSGVGAELFEAAYKWVGRLRGGVAIASVLASTAFGACCGVSMAGAAAMGTIAYPQMVRLRYDRRLACGAVAAGGSLSSLIPPSMAFIVYGFLTGTSVSRLFVAGILPGIVLTASYIAIISFLCWRRPEFGPAGPAIPLRERVRSLRGVAGALILFVLVMGSLFFGVCTPSEAGAIGAAGALALLLAKRGFALDLITSALRTAVTHTCMILTITIGAMIFSNFLAAAGFAAYFKGWVAGLAVSRHAILISILAIYVALGCVMDTLAMMLLTMPIVFPVVASLGADPVWFGVMVTLVGEMGLLTPPVGMVAYVVSGITNTRLEEVFSAIVPFFVAMCIALGVLYLVPELALYLPSVMR, from the coding sequence GTGCCGGAGCTATTCGTCAGCGCCATCGGGTTCGCGTTATTTATTGTCCTTATTTTGGTCGGGATGCCGATAGGCTTTGCCTTCGCCACGGCAGGCGCGGCGGGCGTGCTGTTGGTGAAAGGCGTGGGGCCGGCGCTGTCCCTGCTGAGCAGCGCCCCCTATACCTGGGCTACGAACAGCAATCTGCTTTCGTTGCCACTGTTCATACTCATGGGCCAGTTTGTATTCTATTCCGGGGTGGGTGCGGAACTCTTCGAGGCGGCGTACAAGTGGGTAGGAAGGCTCCGGGGTGGGGTAGCAATAGCGAGCGTATTGGCCTCCACCGCCTTCGGGGCGTGTTGTGGCGTAAGTATGGCCGGAGCGGCGGCAATGGGAACGATCGCCTATCCCCAGATGGTAAGGCTTCGGTATGATCGACGGCTGGCATGCGGTGCTGTGGCCGCCGGGGGAAGCTTGAGCAGTTTGATCCCTCCTAGCATGGCTTTTATCGTGTACGGATTCCTAACTGGTACTTCCGTTTCTCGACTCTTCGTGGCGGGGATTTTGCCGGGTATTGTACTGACAGCCTCATATATAGCGATTATTTCCTTTCTGTGTTGGCGCAGGCCGGAATTCGGTCCGGCGGGGCCGGCTATTCCGTTGCGCGAGAGGGTACGGTCATTGCGGGGCGTGGCAGGGGCGCTGATTCTGTTCGTCCTGGTGATGGGGAGCCTCTTCTTCGGTGTATGTACGCCCTCAGAGGCGGGAGCAATAGGAGCGGCGGGAGCCCTAGCCCTGCTGCTGGCCAAGCGCGGTTTTGCCCTAGATCTGATCACCAGTGCCCTAAGGACGGCCGTGACGCACACGTGTATGATATTGACGATTACAATAGGCGCAATGATATTTTCGAATTTCCTGGCGGCCGCGGGGTTTGCAGCCTACTTCAAGGGATGGGTAGCCGGACTTGCGGTTTCGCGCCACGCAATCCTGATCTCTATCCTGGCAATATACGTTGCGCTGGGTTGCGTCATGGATACCCTGGCCATGATGCTGCTTACCATGCCGATTGTCTTTCCGGTGGTTGCCAGCCTGGGGGCCGATCCGGTATGGTTCGGCGTAATGGTTACCCTGGTGGGTGAGATGGGCCTGCTAACGCCTCCGGTAGGCATGGTGGCCTACGTTGTGAGCGGCATTACGAACACGCGGCTGGAGGAGGTGTTCTCCGCTATAGTACCGTTCTTTGTGGCCATGTGTATAGCATTGGGCGTGCTGTATTTGGTACCCGAATTGGCCCTGTACTTGCCGAGTGTGATGCGGTAA
- a CDS encoding SDR family oxidoreductase, translated as MGSLEGKMALVTGGGSGIGAAITRRFVAEGAKVCIVGRREAYLDKVADSLPRGAVVKCSGDVSRPEDVERMMATALSFGGQLDILVNCAALDMGGTLEEISLEDWQRTFAVNVTGPFMLMKASIPCMIKAGSGSIVNIASLAGVRSMPASAAYCASKAALIGLTQQVALDYGPYGIRCNVVCPGFVRTPMSEGHFRELAEKLGTTMDSLLGSGFANIPLRRAATPDELAGICAFLASSDASYITGAVILVDGGTGIVDAFGAGVNKNT; from the coding sequence ATGGGCAGTCTGGAAGGGAAAATGGCGCTCGTGACAGGCGGCGGCTCCGGTATAGGGGCCGCGATTACGAGGCGATTTGTCGCCGAAGGGGCGAAAGTGTGCATTGTCGGGCGTCGCGAAGCCTACCTAGACAAGGTTGCGGATTCGCTTCCTCGCGGAGCGGTAGTAAAGTGTTCAGGAGACGTTTCACGACCTGAGGACGTTGAGCGGATGATGGCGACGGCGTTGTCCTTTGGGGGGCAGCTAGATATCCTAGTGAACTGCGCGGCCCTTGATATGGGGGGTACACTTGAGGAGATCAGCTTGGAGGATTGGCAGAGGACCTTTGCGGTTAACGTTACGGGTCCCTTCATGCTCATGAAGGCCTCGATACCATGCATGATCAAGGCGGGCAGCGGCTCAATTGTCAACATTGCCTCCCTGGCGGGCGTCCGCTCCATGCCTGCGTCAGCGGCCTACTGTGCATCGAAGGCCGCATTGATCGGGCTCACCCAGCAAGTCGCCTTAGACTACGGGCCGTACGGCATAAGGTGCAACGTGGTATGCCCGGGGTTTGTCAGAACCCCGATGTCCGAAGGGCATTTCAGGGAACTCGCCGAGAAGTTGGGTACCACGATGGATTCCCTGCTTGGGAGCGGGTTCGCCAACATTCCCCTTCGTCGGGCAGCCACTCCCGATGAGTTGGCGGGAATATGCGCCTTCCTGGCGAGTAGTGACGCTTCGTATATTACGGGAGCCGTCATATTGGTAGACGGTGGTACTGGTATCGTAGACGCGTTTGGGGCTGGCGTAAACAAAAACACTTGA